In a genomic window of Rhododendron vialii isolate Sample 1 chromosome 12a, ASM3025357v1:
- the LOC131311960 gene encoding leucine-rich repeat receptor protein kinase EMS1-like has product MDPVLQSILAATGGFFLAMVLLAAVCAARKNNRGGLPITSRTPAPTERSSTFYPSSLNPVSMPELVKATRNFSPDLIIGDGSFGLVYKARLPNATVAVKKLSPDAFQGFREFQAEMETLSKLRHPNIVTILGYCATGSDRVLIYEYIEKGSLDQWLLDTTSEAARLRLPLSWETRVNITRGVASGLAHMHNLETPIIHRDIKASNVLLDNVFEPHIADFGLARRIEGTHSHVSTQVAGTMGYMPPEYIQGATMATAMGDVYSFGILMLEIATGIRPNLPFKVEEEEGDGKEVRLVEWAKKKVAQDRHMDILDANISREGLKESAVVEFLRIAILCTSDSSKDRPPMMEVVELLNRISV; this is encoded by the coding sequence ATGGACCCAGTCCTCCAATCCATCCTCGCCGCCACCGGCGGCTTCTTCCTCGCCATGGTCTTACTCGCCGCCGTATGCGCCGCCCGCAAGAACAATCGCGGCGGACTCCCTATCACTAGCAGAACCCCAGCCCCAACGGAGCGGTCCTCCACGTTCTACCCCTCGTCCCTGAACCCGGTCTCCATGCCGGAGCTCGTCAAGGCGACCCGCAACTTCTCCCCGGACCTCATCATCGGCGACGGCAGCTTCGGCCTGGTCTATAAGGCCCGCCTTCCCAACGCCACTGTCGCCGTCAAGAAGCTCAGCCCGGACGCCTTCCAAGGGTTCCGCGAGTTCCAGGCCGAGATGGAAACCCTAAGCAAGCTTCGACACCCCAACATCGTCACCATACTCGGTTACTGCGCCACTGGTTCTGACCGCGTACTTATTTACGAGTACATAGAGAAAGGCAGCCTCGACCAGTGGCTGCTGGACACCACATCCGAGGCAGCCAGATTGAGGCTGCCTCTGTCTTGGGAAACTAGAGTTAATATTACTAGAGGGGTTGCCAGTGGGTTGGCCCACATGCATAATTTGGAAACACCCATCATTCACAGGGACATTAAAGCTAGCAATGTTTTGTTGGATAATGTCTTTGAGCCACACATTGCCGATTTCGGTTTGGCTAGGAGGATCGAGGGCACCCATTCCCACGTGTCGACCCAAGTCGCCGGGACAATGGGGTACATGCCACCAGAGTACATCCAGGGCGCTACCATGGCGACAGCCATGGGGGATGTTTACAGTTTTGGGATACTTATGCTGGAAATCGCGACTGGGATTCGACCGAATCTGCCGTTtaaggtggaggaggaggagggggatgGGAAGGAAGTGAGGTTGGTTGAATGGGCTAAAAAAAAGGTGGCTCAAGACCGGCACATGGATATTCTTGATGCTAATATCTCAAGGGAAGGGTTGAAGGAATCCGCGGTTGTTGAGTTCCTCCGGATTGCTATCTTGTGTACTAGTGACTCGTCCAAAGACAGGCCTCCtatgatggaggtggtggagtTGCTGAATCGGATTTCGGTTTGA